The following are encoded together in the Bombus affinis isolate iyBomAffi1 chromosome 6, iyBomAffi1.2, whole genome shotgun sequence genome:
- the LOC126917963 gene encoding fork head domain-containing protein FD4, translating into MCSNESPPPAKEPLAVGLGNPMTGFLPGLEHYRLQLYHYAMAERLRLAQQLHPQHPGVGHPPSSAPTHLGMGPGFPAPLPLYPAAAAAAGYPSRLALSMALLHPHHQRIPEEPKPQHSYIGLIAMAILSSPEKKLVLSDIYQHILEHYPYFRTRGPGWRNSIRHNLSLNDCFVKSGRSANGKGHYWAIHPANLEDFRRGDFRRRKAQRKVRRHMGLAVDEEPDSPSPPPLPATPPPPATLGPPVASQPMPGIWTPHHHHPHHQQQQQQQQTFQSQTLRQSSTFQPSRKRQFDVASLLAPDDQHQIESDLRPQKARRFSCSEDELHDLQEPDQDEEDVDVDVVAETNALPSPNTPSASPEAKVISTAGHWTNQGIQSGQISGLHIQSHLQARNYYVPATSSNGSNV; encoded by the coding sequence ATGTGCAGCAACGAGAGCCCACCGCCAGCCAAGGAGCCTCTAGCCGTCGGTCTGGGCAACCCCATGACAGGCTTCTTGCCTGGACTGGAACACTATAGACTTCAATTATACCACTACGCAATGGCTGAGAGACTGAGGCTGGCTCAGCAGCTGCATCCCCAACATCCAGGCGTGGGGCATCCTCCATCCAGTGCTCCAACACATCTAGGGATGGGCCCAGGGTTTCCTGCGCCGCTACCATTATATCCGGCTGCAGCGGCTGCTGCCGGATATCCTAGTCGGTTAGCTCTGTCCATGGCCCTTCTTCATCCTCATCATCAGCGGATACCGGAAGAGCCCAAACCTCAACATAGTTACATTGGCCTTATCGCCATGGCGATCTTGTCTTCGCCAGAGAAGAAACTCGTACTATCGGATATCTACCAGCATATATTAGAACACTATCCTTACTTTAGAACACGGGGACCAGGCTGGAGGAACTCAATAAGACACAATTTGTCACTGAACGACTGTTTCGTTAAATCAGGAAGAAGTGCTAATGGAAAAGGTCATTATTGGGCTATACATCCAGCGAATCTAGAAGACTTTCGACGGGGAGATTTCAGGAGACGCAAGGCTCAGAGGAAGGTGAGAAGGCACATGGGTCTAGCCGTCGACGAGGAGCCAGATAGTCCAAGCCCACCTCCGTTACCAGCCACGCCACCTCCTCCAGCTACTTTAGGACCCCCAGTGGCTTCTCAGCCCATGCCGGGAATCTGGACACCGCATCACCATCATCCACACCatcaacagcaacaacagcagcaacaaacATTCCAGAGTCAAACTCTGAGGCAGTCATCGACTTTTCAACCTTCGAGGAAGAGACAGTTCGACGTCGCGAGTCTCCTTGCGCCTGATGACCAGCATCAGATAGAGTCCGATCTCAGGCCACAGAAGGCAAGGAGGTTTAGTTGCAGTGAGGATGAGTTACATGATCTTCAGGAGCCTGATCAGGATGAGGAGGATGTTGATGTGGATGTTGTGGCTGAGACAAATGCTCTGCCGTCGCCCAACACGCCGTCGGCCAGTCCTGAGGCTAAGGTCATCTCGACGGCTGGTCACTGGACCAATCAGGGCATTCAGAGTGGGCAGATTTCGGGACTTCATATTCAGAGCCATCTGCAAGCGAGGAATTATTACGTGCCGGCGACCTCCAGCAATGGGTCCAACGTTTAA